The following coding sequences are from one Lolium rigidum isolate FL_2022 chromosome 6, APGP_CSIRO_Lrig_0.1, whole genome shotgun sequence window:
- the LOC124660796 gene encoding disease resistance protein RGA4-like codes for MELAAAATVASSVASKIAPKLLDFFKKNHKLQADLEHEINYITRESEMISAAIREDGQRPQMSGEEVHKEWIKMVRDLAYAIDDCTDRFIHRVTMPTDASWVRRKLHRLRTVQACNEFAAAILRLRKTSEDACMLRTRYITSGECRRGGGKSNILESSDEETDTFVAAVGMEAARDELMELIMVRTTKDELKVISIVGFGGIGKTLLAKYVYNSPAVVGKYPARAWVRAAEKDAGDVLQEILRQLGVHSISEGIVGSSCRQSNRKLCATLKTCLHTIRFFIVIDDIRTEFWHHIKDAFPVIPGVSNRVIVTTATQSIANACASNDGDVYVMRTLDAEHSKELFCKEASLEYPPPPGDTQLSSEALRKCNGLPLAVVTTAQFLQSRGNPERWAYLCENLGKHLETNENLARMNRVLVRSYTNLDSQDVKTCLLYLGIYPNGHPIRRASLVRRWLAEGLITEDPKCRTLDTAIDNFDMLVNQSIIQPIDASSGNRAEVKLYRTHGIMLEFILHKSMCENFVTLLYDNGSLPSNVRWLSLHNKSAARSKMNPKDLRLVRSLTIFGDVHKSVLDFSKYKLMRVLDLEGCCNHLEDKHLREMCTNLLLLRYLSLGAAVTVTVLPKEIKKLQHLETLDVRRTSIEMLPKEVMELPCLVHLFGKFKFQHKVGGRRMHKLQNWLSENSKLETVAGFVVDNNSQGFTQLMEHMKHLTKVKIWCEFTADTNNNLSYLSKAIQGFIERGTHLKEARSLSLNTNDKWSEYLLNFSLEKDYSYYLRSLKLQGNSMCSQLPPFVTMLGGLTKLCLSFTGNHRLSGDTLAALSRVRSLEYLKLIATQLDKLVIKPGALRSMRRLCVLVEVMTGLEIQDGAIPRLESFWLLCKDLNGFSSTTIQSLPRLKEVTLHDGVSDKTKHEWKKAAKNHPKRPKLLFVKTKLMGGEPAVEISLAVTASDVTTDEVDVGSEPAVQINPVAPLTGTKAKEAAVESEPVVEISPVAPTTDMATEEVAVEREPSMDISPAAPSTDMTAREVAVNSEPAVEISPVAATDTTTEEVDVDSEPAAKIITAAPPTAVTLSVTKQSPISTGESVQVDGQHDDDGDDDEKEEMDDTEDPMDFSDKKCLSTQVIKQMNNEISTEETEGVDGLQDYQMDDGNQKRGLQNKQCLRARLSSLMAIRVFRQRAKEGRLVPRLG; via the exons ATGGAATTAGCTGCAGCTGCAACCGTGGCCAGCAGTGTGGCCAGCAAGATCGCGCCGAAGCTCTTGGATTTCTTCAAAAAAAATCACAAGCTGCAAGCGGACCTGGAGCATGAGATCAATTACATCACAAGAGAGTCTGAGATGATTTCTGCCGCCATTCGAGAAGATGGCCAACGTCCCCAGATGAGCGGCGAAGAGGTGCATAAGGAGTGGATCAAAATGGTACGTGACTTAGCCTACGCCATTGATGACTGCACTGACCGCTTCATACACCGTGTGACGATGCCCACAGATGCGTCATGGGTCCGTCGGAAACTCCATCGATTGAGGACGGTGCAGGCATGTAACGAGTTTGCAGCGGCAATACTTCGTCTCAGAAAGACATCCGAAGATGCATGCATGCTCAGAACAAGATACATCACCAGTGGTGAGTGCAGACGTGGCGGTGGCAAATCCAATATATTGGAGTCATCTGATGAGGAAACAGACACTTTCGTCGCTGCTGTAGGTATGGAGGCAGCCCGGGATGAGCTCATGGAGCTGATAATGGTAAGAACGACCAAGGATGAGCTCAAGGTGATCTCCATTGTCGGATTCGGTGGCATAGGGAAGACTCTCCTTGCCAAGTATGTGTACAACAGTCCCGCCGTTGTTGGCAAATACCCAGCACGGGCTTGGGTCCGTGCTGCGGAGAAAGATGCAGGGGATGTTCTCCAGGAGATACTCCGGCAACTTGGAGTGCATTCCATTAGTGAAGGAATTGTAGGTAGCTCCTGCCGTCAGAGCAACAGAAAGCTTTGTGCAACCTTAAAAACGTGCCTTCACACCATCAG GTTCTTCATTGTAATCGATGACATTCGGACCGAATTTTGGCATCACATAAAAGATGCTTTCCCTGTGATTCCCGGAGTCAGCAACAGAGTTATCGTTACGACGGCCACCCAGTCCATAGCAAATGCATGCGCCTCTAATGATGGTGATGTCTATGTAATGAGAACTCTAGATGCGGAACACTCGAAAGAATTATTCTGCAAGGAAGCTTCTTTGGAGTATCCACCACCACCTGGTGATACGCAGCTCAGTTCAGAGGCACTAAGGAAATGCAATGGTCTACCCCTTGCTGTTGTTACCACTGCCCAGTTCTTACAAAGTAGAGGTAATCCTGAAAGGTGGGCATACCTATGCGAAAACCTTGGAAAACATCTGGAAACAAATGAGAACTTAGCACGTATGAATCGTGTGCTCGTCCGTAGCTACACAAACCTTGATAGCCAAGATGTCAAGACCTGTTTGCTATATCTAGGTATTTACCCAAATGGACATCCAATTAGGAGGGCAAGCCTGGTAAGAAGATGGTTAGCTGAAGGGCTCATCACAGAAGACCCTAAATGCCGTACCCTCGATACTGCTATTGATAATTTCGATATGCTTGTCAACCAGAGCATAATCCAACCTATTGATGCCAGCAGCGGCAACAGAGCAGAGGTGAAGCTATACAGAACTCACGGAATTATGCTCGAGTTCATCCTGCACAAGTCCATGTGCGAGAACTTTGTTACCTTGTTATACGATAATGGTTCCCTACCCAGTAATGTCCGATGGCTTTCACTGCATAATAAAAGTGCTGCAAGGTCCAAAATGAATCCAAAGGACTTGCGTCTTGTACGGTCTCTCACAATCTTCGGTGACGTGCACAAATCTGTTTTGGACTTTTCCAAGTATAAACTGATGCGAGTTTTAGATCTAGAAGGATGCTGTAACCACTTGGAGGACAAGCATCTTAGGGAGATGTGCACCAACTTATTGCTTCTCAGGTACCTAAGCCTTGGGGCCGCTGTTACAGTTACGGTGCTTCCCAAAGaaatcaagaagcttcaacatttGGAGACACTGGATGTAAGAAGAACCAGTATAGAGATGCTGCCCAAAGAAGTCATGGAGCTCCCATGTCTAGTTCATCTGTTTGGAAAGTTCAAGTTCCAGCACAAAGTAGGAGGCCGGAGAATGCATAAGCTACAGAATTGGTTGTCAGAGAATAGCAAATTGGAAACGGTAGCAGGGTTTGTTGTGGACAACAACAGCCAGGGATTCACACAGCTCATGGAGCATATGAAGCACCTGACAAAGGTGAAAATATGGTGTGAGTTCACCGCTGATACCAACAACAACTTAAGTTATCTCTCAAAGGCCATCCAGGGGTTCATCGAGAGAGGCACCCATCTGAAAGAAGCTCGCTCACTCTCACTGAACACGAATGACAAATGGTCTGAATACTTGCTGAATTTCTCCCTGGAAAAGGATTACTCCTACTACCTTAGGTCACTGAAGCTACAAGGGAACAGCATGTGCAGCCAGCTGCCTCCGTTTGTTACCATGCTAGGTGGTCTCACTAAGTTATGTCTGTCATTCACTGGCAATCATAGGCTGAGCGGTGACACTCTTGCTGCCCTGAGCAGAGTGCGCAGCTTGGAGTACCTGAAGCTGATTGCAACTCAACTGGACAAGCTTGTCATCAAACCAGGTGCACTCAGGAGCATGCGACGTCTATGCGTCTTGGTGGAAGTCATGACTGGGCTGGAAATCCAAGATGGTGCTATACCGCGCCTCGAGTCGTTCTGGCTGCTATGTAAGGATCTAAATGGCTTtagcagcacaactatccagtccctgccacgtcttaaggagGTCACCCTTCATGATGGAGTGAGTGACAAAACAAAACATGAGTGGAAAAAAGCAGCAAAGAACCACCCCAAACGTCCAAAGCTCTTGTTTGTCAAGACGAAACTGATGGGAGGTGAGCCTGCTGTGGAAATATCCCTTGCGGTAACAGCTAGTGATGTGACAACCGACGAGGTTGATGTGGGAAGTGAGCCTGCCGTGCAAATTAACCCTGTGGCACCACTTACTGGTACAAAGGCCAAAGAGGCTGCTGTGGAAAGTGAGCCTGTGGTGGAAATTAGCCCTGTGGCACCAACTACTGATATGGCAACTGAAGAGGTTGCTGTGGAGAGAGAGCCATCAATGGATATTAGCCCTGCAGCACCATCTACTGATATGACGGCTAGAGAGGTTGCAGTGAATAGTGAACCTGCGGTGGAAATTAGTCCTGTGGCAGCTACCGATACGACGACCGAAGAGGTTGATGTGGATAGTGAACCTGCTGCGAAAATTATAACTGCGGCACCACCTACTGCTGTGACGTTATCAGTGACAAAGCAGTCTCCCATTTCTACTGGAGAATCTG TACAAGTTGATGGTCaacatgatgatgatggtgatgatgatgagaaAGAAGAAATGGACGACACTGAGGACCCAATGGATTTTTCTGACAAAAAATGTCTGAGCACTCAGGTGATAAAGCAGATGAACAATGAAATTTCTACAGAGGAGACGGAAGGAGTAGATGGTTTACAGGATTATCAAATGGATGATGGCAACCAG AAACGAGGATTACAAAACAAACAGTGCCTGCGCGCGAGGTTGTCGTCGCTGATGGCAATCAGGGTATTTCGCCAAAGAGCTAAAGAGGGGCGGTTGGTTCCTCGTCTGGGTTAA